The genomic interval CGGAAGCCGGGGTGAAGCGGATGGTTTACTTCAGCTCGCTGACGATCCAGCTCGGCGAGCCCCAGCGTCGCTGGATCGGGCCGGGAGCGCCGCTGCGGCCGAGCAACCCGTACGCGGTGACCAAGCTGTACGGCGAGCAGCTGGCGTGGCTGTACGCCAACCAGGGCCGGCTCTCCACCGTCGCGTGGCGGCTCGGGCAGCCTTACCCGGTGGAGCACTTCTCGCTGGAGCACATGCGCGACCCCGAGGAGCGGGCCTGCGGCATCACCGCGGGCGACATCGCGCGGGGCATGCTCGCCGGCCTCTCCGCCGACCTCTCGGTGTTCGAGGCGCCCGAGCGGGAGGCCGGACCCGCGGAGGAGCTGCCCTGCGGCGGGCGGCCGGGCTTCACGCCGGGCTTCGCGGTGGCGAACCTGGTGTCCGCCTCGGACACCGGCGACGGGCACGGCTATGACCTGTCGGTGGCGCGGCGTCTGGGCTACGAGCCCGCCGAGTGCTTCACGGCGGAGGGCCCGGTCCCGGTGCAGAGCCTGCGGAAGGCGATTCGCTGATGCGTCGTGGGGTCGTCCGCATCCTTGGCCGGAGAAGCGGGGGTTTCCTTGTTCCAGGGTGGACCTGCCGATCGGTCGCGTGCGGCCCCCGGGCCGCGGCCGCGCGGATCCGGCCGGGGCCCGCGGTTGGCGGCGCTCCCGCGTCGGACCCTCTGCCGGCACGCGGCGGTCCCGCCGGCTCTGGCCTCGCTGCCGCCCCGCCCCGGCCGGGCGGGCCTTTCTGATCCCCGCTCCGCTCCGCCATGATCGACTACTCCCGATGGACCGCCGCGCTTCTCGTGCCGCTTTCGCTTCTTGTCGGCTGCTCCGCCGCGGAGGCGCAGCCGGTCCCGCTGCCCGGCTTCGACCTCTCCAAGCCGGACGCCGCGTGGCACTACCACTTCCCGCAGGACGCGATGGCGTTCCGCGAGAGCGGCGGCCCGGGTGGCGGCGGCTACTACACGGCCACCGAGGGGGGAAACCTCTTCGAGGGCCCGCCGATGGAGCTCCGGAAGAACCGGCGCTACCGCGTATCGGCGATGATCCGCTGCGACTTCGACCGCGCCGGCGGCGAGGTCAGCTTCTTCCTCAACGAGTGGACCTCGCCGGGGGAGCACGCCTTCGAGAGCGGCGACCACACGGTGCAGGTCCTGTACCAGCGGCCGGTGGGGCTGCCCGCCAGGACCCAGGGGTGGGTGCCCTTCGAAGCCGAGTTCGTGACAACGGGGTTCGCGGACACGAGAGCGTGGCGCTTCGGGATGAACCTCTACGGCACCGTGGGCGAGGGAGACAACCGCTTCGACCTCACCGACCTGCGCGTGGAGCTGCTTCCCGAGGACCCCGTCGACCCCTTCGGCCGGGGCGAGGGCGTCACCTTCGCCGGCGGCCCGGGGGAGCTGGGGATGCGGATCACCGGGGTGACCCGGGGGGACGATCGGATCGAGGTCGAGTCGACCGCCGGGCGCTACACGCTCGACCTGGCCGCCGGAACGCTCACGCTCCGGCAGCTCTTGGTCGAGGAGCGCGACGTGGCGGAGGTGGCGTTCGACGCGAGCCTTGCGGGCATGGAGGTGCTGCGGGAGGACGAGCATGTGGTGGTCCTGGCGAACGAGGACATGACCCTCGGCGTGCAGTGCGACGGGCTGGTGGCGATGACCGCGCAGCGGGCCGGCGGGGTCGGCGTGACGGTGACCAGCCGCGTCGGCAGCCCGGAGCGCGGCCAGTGGAACCGCATCCGCGACGGGCACCTGATTGTCAAGGACCACCTCGGCGGCTTCAGCGTCCACCCGTGGGTCGTGCCCGGCAGCGGCGTCCTGCCGGCCGCCGAGCTGCTCGGCGAGGTCGATTTCGCAGCGTTTCGCACCGCCTACGGCGGGTCCGGGTCGGACATCTGGCAGATGCGCAGCGACGACCGGCTCAGCCACGAGCGGGCGGGTTGGCGAGCCCGGTGGCGCGTGAACGCCGGCGAGCGGCTCGGCCTCTGCGTCATGCCCACGCGGCCCTTCGACTGGCCTTCTTCCTTCGAGGACCACTACGAGCTGATCGGCCACTGGAACGACACCCCCGAGACGATCCGCGAGAGCCCCGCGTCGATCTTCCTGCTCTGGGAGGACACGCCCCGCGCGTACGCCCTGAGCTGGGGGCGGATCCGGGCGGGCGACCCCGCCAAGACCCGGCGTCACGTCCGCGAGATCCAAGCGGCGGGCAAGAAGGTCACCAACTACATGAGCGCGTACTTCTACGGGACGCGCGACGAAGCCTTCATCGAGGACGTCCGGCACTGGAAGGAGCGGTACGGGATCGACGGCGTCTACTCCGACGGCCTCCCCATCGACTGGGTCCTCGCGTACGAGCAGGTCCGCCAGATGCGCGAGATCTTCCCCGACGGGATCATCCACCTGCACGTGACCGGCATCTGGGCCAACGGCGGCCCGCCGCTGGCGACCTCGGACATCTTCTGCCCCTTCGTCGACACCTACGCCGACTCCATCGTGTCGGCCGAGAACCTGCAGGCCGGGCCGACCGCGGCGGACACGGACCCGAAGGCCTGGGTGTACCCGCGGCTGGTCGGCAGCCGCTTCCGCAGCAGCAACGTGCCGGTGGGGATCGTGAAGGCCAACACGCTGATCGACGTGAGCTTCTCGGAGATCACGAAGCTGAATCTGCTCGCCGGCGGCCGGGAGTGGGTCGACCAGATCCGGCCTGCGGAGTACGAAGCCGACTACCTGCCGATGCTCGCGGAGATCCGGCGGGCTTGGGAGGCCGACGGCGAGGACCCGCATTTCTTCGACCGCCACTACCTGCCGCTCGTGCAGCGGCTCACCGGCCTCCGCCACGGCCCGGCGGCGATGCCGCACGCCGACGAGAAGGATGGCCGCATCCACCTCCGCAGCGTCGATCCCGACGCCAGCGTTCACTACACGCTCGACGGCTCCGAGCCCACGGCAGACTCGCCGCACGACCGCCAGCCGATCCGGCTCGGCACCGGCCAGGTGCTGCGGGCCGTCGCCATCGCCCCGGGCCTGGACCCGAGCCGGGTGCTGACGGTGCCGGCGGACCGGTAGACGCGGGCTCGGCCGTGCGGCGGGGCCGGCGGCTTCCCGGGCAGGGCCGCCGAAGCGGCCCGACCCGGTCGATGCCGGCTCGAAGCCCTGAGCGGGTTTCAGAATCCGAGCCGACCGGCTGATCGGTCCGGTGTCGCCGCTTCGACGTCGAAGCGTGCGGTCCAGGTGCCGCCGGCCCACATGGGGAAGTTGGTGCCCCAGAGGTTGTTGTGGACGTTGAACCAGAGGCCCGGCGCCGGTCCGGGAGGCCCGGGCGCCAGGTCCAGCAGCAGGCGCGGATCCGTCGTGAGTAGGGGCGTGTCCAGCGGGTGCACGCGGAGCGTGCGATCCGGCCAGGCGGCGTCGACCCAAGCGCCAACCGGGTGGAGGCGGCCGCCGTGCCGCACGACGCCGGCGAGGTCGACGGGCTCGCCGAGGATGTCAACGGTCACCCGCGGCGCCTTCTCGTCGGCCGCGACCAGGCCGATCCACGTCGCCTCGGGCCAGCGGTTCTCCGGCTTTTCGCGCAGTGTCACGGTGAGCCGGCCGCCGTCGACCGCGAGCTCCACCGCGGCCGGCGGTCGGGCCGCGGGGTGGTCGCCGCAGCCGAACGCGGCTTCCCCCGCCCGATCGAAGCGGACCTCCCACGCCCGCGCCGGCGCGTCGGCGTCGACGAGCTCCAGGCCCGGCTTGCTGAAGTCGGCGACGACCCAGGCCTGGTGCCAGTTCCGGTTGTACGCGGCGTTGAAGCGGGCGATGCTCTGGCTGTCGAAGACCTCGTACCGCACCACCACCGCCAGGCCGAGCGCCTGAAGGTCGATCGCGCCGCCACCCGGTGCCGGCCCATCGTTCAGCCCCTCGGGCAGCAGGGCGGCGGCGGCGTGCAGGTACGCCCGCTGCTCCTCCCAAGACGCCTCGAAGGAGGAGAAGCGGCGGCTGGGCGCGGGGCCGATCTCCGCGTTCATCGCGGCCAGCTCCGCGGGGACCGCCTCGTCGGGCACGGCGTCCGCCGCCCGGGCGGCGTCGAAGTCGGCGGGGCGGTAGCTGCGGTAGTCGGCCAGGTGGATCTTCTCGTCCATCCCGCGGGTGTGCTCGGCGGCGAGCAGCAGCAGCTCGTCGAAAGCCTGTCGGTGGACCGGCGGCACGCGGTCACGCCGCCGCAGCAGACCGCGGTGGCGGGCCAGGTGCGGCGGATCGGTGGCGACGCCGTGCGACCAGGAATCGCCGATCTCGGCGGTGACCACCGGCAGCGTGCTCCGCTCGCCGCGGAGCATCGCGGCGAGGTCGTCGAGGCCGCCGGCCGCCAGCTGGGCGTTCGGGAACCGCCGCTGCAGCGCCGCGGCCGCCGCGGCCACGCCGGCGGCGTCGGGGGCGGGCTGGTTGTCGCCCGCGTGGACCAGCACGAAGGCCTCGCTTCCATCCGCCGAGACCACCTCGCGGGCGTAGTCGTCGGCGTAGACCACGGTGAGCTCCCGGCTTCGGCTGTCTCGCCAGCGGAAGCGTGCCGGCACCTCGGGCAGCGGCGTGCCGGGGTTGACGCCCAGGTGCAGCAGCTCGATGCCGAACCCGGCGAGCGGGCCCACGAGGCCGCGCGGGTGGCCGGGGACGTCGGTCATCTTCGCGGCGATCGTGCGGCGGCCGAAGCGCGCGTCCAGCCGGCGGGAGACACCAACGGCGGCCTCCAGCAGCGGGACGTCGAGCAGGGCGGTGTGGGTGGTGAAGGGCAACGCGTGCCAGACGATGCCGCCGGCGGCGATGGCTTCCTCGAGGCGGCGTCGGTTCGGGTTCGCCATCCCGCGGGACGGATCGAGCGCCCGCTCGATGAGCCAGGATCCGGTGGTCCAGCACATGGGCAGCACGCCGTCCCGCGTCCGCTCCACGGTGTCCAGCACCGAGGGAACGAGCCGCTGGAGGTAGTGGTCGACGACGCGGTGTGCGTGGTCGGTGAAGCCGATGTCGAGGTGGGTCTTGAAGCCGACCACGAGGCGCCGGACCGCCGGGAAGGTGCGGCGGTCGTCCGCGGCGCGCTCGGCCTCGGTGACGAACTGAGCGGTGGAGGCGGTCATGAGACGGGATCGCGGCGGGAGCCGCCGGGGGACATCGCTTAAACGATCAGGCTTCGAGGAGCACCCCGACGTGGGCGGCCACGCCGCCGGCGAGGCCTTCGAGGTCGTAGCCGCCTTCGAGGATCGACACCACCTTCCCGCCGCAGAGCCGATCGGCGGCGTCGAGCAGCAGGCGCGTCATCTGCCGGAAGCCGTCGTCGGTCACGCGCATCGGCGCCAGCGGGTCGCGGACCGACGCGTCGAAGCCGGCGGCCAGCACCAGCGCCTCGGGCCGGAAGGCTTCCAGCGCGGGGATCACCCGCTCGCGGAACGCGTGGAGGTAGTCGGCGTCGCCGGCGCCCGGCGGCATGCACACGTTGACGGTCGCGCCCTCTCCGGAACCCTCACCGGTCTCGTGCTCGAAGCCGGTGCCGGGGTACAGGACCGCGGGGTTGCCGTGGATGCTCAGCGCCAGCACGTCGCCACGCCCGGCCATCAGGTGCTGGGTGCCGTTTCCGTGGTGCACGTCGAAGTCGACCACGGCGACGCGGTCCAGGCCCAGGTCGGTGGTCAGCAGGTCGGCGGCGAAGGCGGCGTTGGCGTAGAGGCAGTAGCCCATGGATCGGTCGGCCTCGGCGTGGTGGCCCGGCGGGCGGGTGGCGCAGAAGGCGTTGTTCAGCTCGCCCCGCCCGACCGCCTCGGTCACGCGGAGGATCCCGCCGAGCGCGAGGCGGGCGACGTCGGCGCTGACCCGGCCGATGCACGAATCGATGTCGTCGATGATCGGCTCGCCTCCGGCGCAGGCGGCGTCGAGCCGGTCGAGGTAGGCCGGCGTGTGCAGCCGCCCGAGCCGGTGCCGCCCGGCGGTCGCGAAGTACAGCGACTCCGTGCGCTGGGCGAGTCCGTCCGCGCGGAGGCGGTCCATGACCGCCCGCAGTCGGTCAGGCCGCTCCGGATGCGTCGGGCCGGTGTCGTGCAGGAGCAAGCGGTCGTCGTAGATCAGGCCGGTGCTCACCGCGACGCCGTCCGCCGCGGAGCTTCGGCCTCCCAGAGCCGCGCGGGCCCGTCGGTGAAGTCCCAGGCCTGGGCGTCGTCGAACCAGACCCGCGAGCCCGGCTCGCCGGTCGCCGACAGCAGCAGCACGGCGGAGCTCACCTGCTCGGGCGCGGTCACGACGGCGAAGGCGCGCCGCCAGCCCTCGGCGTCGGCCTCCGCCTCGGCCTCGAAGGCGACGCCGACGTCCTCGCCGCCCATCTCGAAGGCCTCGCCGGGGTGCCGCCAGCGGATGGTCATCTGCGGGACGGTGTCGCCTTCGGTCTTCACGAAGGCGCGGACCAGCAGCGTGCGCTGCGGCGTGATCGGCAGGTTCATGCCGAAGCAGCCGCCCCGGGCGATGCCGTCCATCCGCAGCGACGCGTTGTCGCCGCGGCCCACGGCGCGGTCGTGATGGAAGCTGCCGGGGTCGTCGTCGTACTTCCACGACCACCAGCCGCCGGGCAGGCCGCCGCTGTCCCAGCCCTCGCCGTCGACGGCGGCGGCGCTCTCCGCCGGCTGCATGTCGTGCGCGCCGATCATCGCTTCGTCGGCGAAGGCACCCTCGATCGCGGGCAGGTGTTCGGCCAGGCGTGCGTGGGGGCTCCTCGCCCAATCCAGCGCGGCGTCGAAGTGCCGGAACCTCTCGTCCCACCGCGGTTGCGTGATCCGATCTCCGGCGTAGCCCACCGGCCGGTCCGCCTCCGGGCCCGTGGACGCGCGGTCGAAGAAAACCCCGTCTTCCGCCCAGATCCACACCACGCCGTCGCTGGTGGAGAGGGCGGTCAGCAGGTTGCGGTAGAGCAGGTCGGACGCCGACTTCCCGAACTTCGAGATGCCGTACTGCGTCCCCTCCTCGTTCAGGTACGCGTCGAGGTATACGCCGTGCGACCCGCGGACGTGCGCGTAGAAGCGCCGTCGAAGGTCGGGCGTCAGCGCCGCCGCGAGGTTGGCGCGCACCCGGACGGCGTTGCGTGGGAACGACCCCGGCGAGCCGAACATGTAGGCGTGCTCGTTGCCTTCCCAGACGGTCGTCCGCTCGTGCATGCCGGCGAGCATGCCCTCGAAG from Phycisphaera mikurensis NBRC 102666 carries:
- a CDS encoding NAD-dependent epimerase/dehydratase family protein; amino-acid sequence: MHLTGLKTGSRVVVTGAMGWVGSRTLGRLATEHEVKGLDLEPGAAGGCVVDEIDLIEYEAVREALEGAEGVVHLAIASRRALTHLDEHDYAAVEIQSNVLGTRNVFEAAAEAGVKRMVYFSSLTIQLGEPQRRWIGPGAPLRPSNPYAVTKLYGEQLAWLYANQGRLSTVAWRLGQPYPVEHFSLEHMRDPEERACGITAGDIARGMLAGLSADLSVFEAPEREAGPAEELPCGGRPGFTPGFAVANLVSASDTGDGHGYDLSVARRLGYEPAECFTAEGPVPVQSLRKAIR
- a CDS encoding chitobiase/beta-hexosaminidase C-terminal domain-containing protein; this encodes MIDYSRWTAALLVPLSLLVGCSAAEAQPVPLPGFDLSKPDAAWHYHFPQDAMAFRESGGPGGGGYYTATEGGNLFEGPPMELRKNRRYRVSAMIRCDFDRAGGEVSFFLNEWTSPGEHAFESGDHTVQVLYQRPVGLPARTQGWVPFEAEFVTTGFADTRAWRFGMNLYGTVGEGDNRFDLTDLRVELLPEDPVDPFGRGEGVTFAGGPGELGMRITGVTRGDDRIEVESTAGRYTLDLAAGTLTLRQLLVEERDVAEVAFDASLAGMEVLREDEHVVVLANEDMTLGVQCDGLVAMTAQRAGGVGVTVTSRVGSPERGQWNRIRDGHLIVKDHLGGFSVHPWVVPGSGVLPAAELLGEVDFAAFRTAYGGSGSDIWQMRSDDRLSHERAGWRARWRVNAGERLGLCVMPTRPFDWPSSFEDHYELIGHWNDTPETIRESPASIFLLWEDTPRAYALSWGRIRAGDPAKTRRHVREIQAAGKKVTNYMSAYFYGTRDEAFIEDVRHWKERYGIDGVYSDGLPIDWVLAYEQVRQMREIFPDGIIHLHVTGIWANGGPPLATSDIFCPFVDTYADSIVSAENLQAGPTAADTDPKAWVYPRLVGSRFRSSNVPVGIVKANTLIDVSFSEITKLNLLAGGREWVDQIRPAEYEADYLPMLAEIRRAWEADGEDPHFFDRHYLPLVQRLTGLRHGPAAMPHADEKDGRIHLRSVDPDASVHYTLDGSEPTADSPHDRQPIRLGTGQVLRAVAIAPGLDPSRVLTVPADR
- a CDS encoding DUF5054 domain-containing protein — encoded protein: MTASTAQFVTEAERAADDRRTFPAVRRLVVGFKTHLDIGFTDHAHRVVDHYLQRLVPSVLDTVERTRDGVLPMCWTTGSWLIERALDPSRGMANPNRRRLEEAIAAGGIVWHALPFTTHTALLDVPLLEAAVGVSRRLDARFGRRTIAAKMTDVPGHPRGLVGPLAGFGIELLHLGVNPGTPLPEVPARFRWRDSRSRELTVVYADDYAREVVSADGSEAFVLVHAGDNQPAPDAAGVAAAAAALQRRFPNAQLAAGGLDDLAAMLRGERSTLPVVTAEIGDSWSHGVATDPPHLARHRGLLRRRDRVPPVHRQAFDELLLLAAEHTRGMDEKIHLADYRSYRPADFDAARAADAVPDEAVPAELAAMNAEIGPAPSRRFSSFEASWEEQRAYLHAAAALLPEGLNDGPAPGGGAIDLQALGLAVVVRYEVFDSQSIARFNAAYNRNWHQAWVVADFSKPGLELVDADAPARAWEVRFDRAGEAAFGCGDHPAARPPAAVELAVDGGRLTVTLREKPENRWPEATWIGLVAADEKAPRVTVDILGEPVDLAGVVRHGGRLHPVGAWVDAAWPDRTLRVHPLDTPLLTTDPRLLLDLAPGPPGPAPGLWFNVHNNLWGTNFPMWAGGTWTARFDVEAATPDRSAGRLGF
- a CDS encoding histone deacetylase family protein, with product MSTGLIYDDRLLLHDTGPTHPERPDRLRAVMDRLRADGLAQRTESLYFATAGRHRLGRLHTPAYLDRLDAACAGGEPIIDDIDSCIGRVSADVARLALGGILRVTEAVGRGELNNAFCATRPPGHHAEADRSMGYCLYANAAFAADLLTTDLGLDRVAVVDFDVHHGNGTQHLMAGRGDVLALSIHGNPAVLYPGTGFEHETGEGSGEGATVNVCMPPGAGDADYLHAFRERVIPALEAFRPEALVLAAGFDASVRDPLAPMRVTDDGFRQMTRLLLDAADRLCGGKVVSILEGGYDLEGLAGGVAAHVGVLLEA